A genomic stretch from Frigoribacterium sp. PvP032 includes:
- the mraY gene encoding phospho-N-acetylmuramoyl-pentapeptide-transferase yields the protein MIALLIAGAVSLVFTLLMTPLFIRLFHRLGWGQFIRDDGPQSHHTKRGTATMGGIVLIIGTVLGYFVGHVVAPDAITNSGLLVLFMMVGLGAVGFLDDFLKVRNQRSLGLGGWAKIAGQVVVGAVFAVLALSFPNENGLTPASTMISGVRDISWLDFMFFGTIAGGGLFLIWVVLITVSTSNGVNVADGLDGLATGASILAIASYIFIGFWQFNQSCFSTRLDESTRSACYTVANPLDLAVVAAAICGGLIGFLWWNTSPAQIFLGDTGSLGLGGALAALAILSRTELLLVLIGGLFIVVTGSVILQRAYFKITHGKRIFLMSPLHHHFELKGWAEVTVVVRFWIIAGLFVAAGVGVFYLEWISRTS from the coding sequence GTGATCGCGCTGCTCATCGCCGGCGCCGTGTCGCTGGTCTTCACCCTGCTCATGACGCCGCTCTTCATCCGGCTGTTCCACCGTCTCGGCTGGGGCCAGTTCATCCGTGACGACGGCCCGCAGTCGCACCACACCAAGCGCGGCACCGCGACCATGGGCGGCATCGTCCTGATCATCGGCACCGTGCTCGGCTACTTCGTCGGCCACGTCGTCGCGCCCGACGCGATCACCAACAGCGGCCTGCTCGTCCTCTTCATGATGGTCGGGCTCGGCGCCGTGGGCTTCCTCGACGACTTCCTCAAGGTGCGCAACCAGCGCAGCCTGGGGCTCGGCGGCTGGGCGAAGATCGCGGGCCAGGTGGTGGTCGGCGCGGTGTTCGCCGTCCTCGCGCTGTCGTTCCCGAACGAGAACGGCCTCACGCCGGCCTCGACCATGATCAGCGGCGTCCGCGACATCTCGTGGCTCGACTTCATGTTCTTCGGCACGATCGCCGGCGGCGGGCTCTTCCTGATCTGGGTCGTGCTCATCACGGTGAGCACGTCGAACGGCGTCAACGTGGCCGACGGCCTGGACGGCCTCGCGACCGGCGCGTCGATCCTGGCCATCGCCTCTTACATCTTCATCGGCTTCTGGCAGTTCAACCAGTCGTGCTTCAGCACCCGGCTCGACGAGTCGACCCGGTCGGCTTGCTACACGGTCGCCAACCCGCTCGACCTCGCGGTGGTGGCCGCGGCGATCTGCGGCGGCCTGATCGGGTTCCTGTGGTGGAACACGTCGCCGGCCCAGATCTTCCTCGGCGACACGGGGTCGCTCGGACTCGGCGGGGCGCTGGCGGCACTCGCCATCCTCAGCCGCACCGAGCTGCTCCTGGTCCTGATCGGCGGGCTGTTCATCGTCGTCACCGGTTCGGTGATCCTGCAACGGGCGTACTTCAAGATCACGCACGGCAAGCGGATATTCCTGATGAGCCCGCTGCACCACCACTTCGAGCTCAAGGGGTGGGCAGAGGTGACGGTCGTCGTCCGCTTCTGGATCATCGCCGGTCTGTTCGTGGCCGCCGGCGTAGGAGTCTTCTACCTCGAGTGGATCTCCCGCACCTCATGA
- the ftsW gene encoding putative lipid II flippase FtsW translates to MAPKPTSLPRRRPTESTRPRDDHDTAHPSAHPSAHDGRQAAAVVAVKRLFAAETGSFFLILGTTLFMVVLGLVMVLSSSSVEQYIASRHTSFFGAFVRQGIYAAIGVPLMLIASRVPVSFWKRWAWQILLVAVVLQLLVFTPLGYEIGGNRNWIDLGSFTAQPSEAVKLALAIWLGMILSVKRDLLDDWKHLAIPLVPVVGVAVGLVVLGGDLGTTMVMLLLVFAAVWFAGVRLRYLAVPVLFLAAAIPLIASGSASRNERIAAWMSGCTDSSDYQAACWQTLHGTWALASGGLFGVGLGNSKSKWSWLPEADNDFIFAIIGEELGLIGAIVVLALFVVLAVGFVKIIRRTNDPFVRVVTGAVTAWIIGQALINIAVVLGLLPVLGVPLPLISAGGSALIVTLVAIGVVLSFARRPEEPLPGRGAPRQRVGSLR, encoded by the coding sequence ATGGCTCCGAAGCCCACCAGCCTCCCGCGTCGCCGGCCGACTGAGTCGACCCGACCGCGGGACGACCACGACACGGCGCACCCGTCGGCGCACCCGTCGGCCCACGACGGCCGCCAGGCCGCGGCCGTGGTCGCCGTCAAGAGGCTCTTCGCCGCCGAGACCGGGTCGTTCTTCCTCATCCTCGGCACGACGCTGTTCATGGTCGTGCTCGGACTGGTCATGGTCCTGTCGTCGTCGTCGGTCGAGCAGTACATCGCGTCCCGGCACACGTCGTTCTTCGGCGCGTTCGTCCGGCAGGGCATCTACGCGGCCATCGGGGTCCCGCTGATGCTGATCGCCTCCCGCGTCCCCGTCTCGTTCTGGAAGCGCTGGGCCTGGCAGATCCTCCTCGTCGCGGTCGTGCTCCAGCTGCTGGTGTTCACGCCCCTCGGCTACGAGATCGGCGGCAACCGCAACTGGATCGACCTCGGCTCCTTCACCGCGCAGCCCTCCGAGGCGGTGAAGCTCGCCCTCGCGATCTGGCTGGGCATGATCCTCAGCGTCAAGCGCGACCTGCTCGACGACTGGAAGCACCTCGCCATCCCGCTGGTGCCCGTGGTCGGCGTCGCCGTGGGCCTCGTCGTGCTGGGCGGCGACCTCGGCACCACGATGGTCATGCTCCTCCTCGTCTTCGCGGCCGTCTGGTTCGCCGGCGTGCGGCTCCGCTACCTCGCCGTCCCCGTCCTCTTCCTCGCCGCGGCGATCCCGCTGATCGCCTCCGGCTCTGCCTCGCGCAACGAGCGCATCGCCGCCTGGATGTCCGGCTGCACCGACTCGAGCGACTACCAGGCGGCCTGCTGGCAGACGCTGCACGGCACCTGGGCGCTCGCCTCCGGCGGGCTGTTCGGGGTCGGCCTCGGCAACTCGAAGTCGAAGTGGTCGTGGCTGCCGGAGGCCGACAACGACTTCATCTTCGCGATCATCGGTGAAGAGCTGGGGCTCATCGGCGCGATCGTCGTGCTGGCCCTCTTCGTCGTCCTCGCCGTCGGATTCGTCAAGATCATCCGCCGCACGAACGACCCGTTCGTCCGGGTCGTCACCGGTGCGGTGACCGCCTGGATCATCGGTCAGGCGCTCATCAACATCGCCGTCGTGCTGGGCCTCCTGCCCGTCCTCGGCGTGCCGCTCCCGTTGATCTCCGCCGGAGGATCGGCCCTCATCGTGACCCTCGTGGCCATCGGCGTCGTGCTCTCGTTCGCCCGTCGACCCGAGGAACCGCTGCCCGGACGGGGTGCTCCCCGCCAGCGGGTAGGGTCTCTCCGGTGA
- the murC gene encoding UDP-N-acetylmuramate--L-alanine ligase → MIKPDLQQQIPAELGRVHFVGIGGSGMSGIARVFLAAGHTVSGSDIRETAGVAALRELGAEIAIGHDAANVGDADTLVVTGALWQDNPEYQLALERGLPVLHRSQALAWLIGQHRLVSVAGAHGKTTSTGMIVTALLAAGHDPSFVNGGVIQSLGVSAKGGADDLFVVEADESDGSFLLYDTSVALITNVDADHLDHYGSHEAFDAAFVEFASAARELVVVSSDDAGARRVTSALSHPHVVTFGEDASADFRLSDVASSGPVSFTLHHAGSSWPVQLRVPGHHNAVNATGAFAVLVGLGVEPEAAIAGLETFGGTERRFELHGTVRGVSVYDDYAHHPTEVAAALQAARSVVGDGRLIAVHQPHLYSRTRMMAGEFAETYERLADHTIVLDVYGAREDPEPGVTGALVSERFADASRVDFVADWQAAADRTAAVARDGDFVITLGCGDVYRIVPQLLGSLDAASAPDASTAEEPAE, encoded by the coding sequence ATGATCAAGCCCGACCTCCAGCAGCAGATCCCGGCCGAGCTCGGCCGGGTGCACTTCGTCGGCATCGGCGGCTCCGGGATGAGCGGCATCGCGCGCGTGTTCCTCGCGGCGGGACACACCGTGTCCGGTTCCGACATCCGTGAGACGGCCGGCGTCGCGGCACTTCGCGAGCTCGGTGCCGAGATCGCCATCGGTCACGACGCCGCCAACGTCGGCGACGCCGACACGCTCGTCGTCACCGGCGCCCTCTGGCAGGACAACCCCGAGTACCAGCTCGCGCTCGAGCGCGGCCTGCCGGTGCTGCACAGGTCGCAGGCGCTCGCCTGGCTGATCGGGCAGCACCGCCTCGTGTCGGTCGCCGGCGCCCACGGCAAGACGACGTCGACCGGCATGATCGTCACCGCCCTGCTGGCGGCGGGCCACGACCCGAGCTTCGTCAACGGCGGCGTCATCCAGTCCCTGGGCGTCAGCGCGAAGGGCGGCGCCGACGACCTCTTCGTCGTCGAGGCCGACGAGTCGGACGGGTCGTTCCTGCTCTACGACACGTCGGTCGCGCTCATCACGAACGTCGACGCCGACCACCTCGACCACTACGGCTCGCACGAGGCGTTCGACGCCGCCTTCGTGGAGTTCGCGTCCGCGGCCCGCGAGCTCGTCGTGGTGTCGTCCGACGACGCCGGCGCGCGTCGCGTCACGAGCGCGCTGTCGCACCCGCACGTGGTGACCTTCGGCGAGGACGCGTCGGCAGACTTCCGCCTCTCCGACGTCGCCTCCTCAGGCCCGGTGTCGTTCACCCTGCACCACGCCGGCTCCAGCTGGCCCGTCCAGCTCCGCGTGCCCGGGCACCACAACGCCGTCAACGCGACGGGGGCCTTCGCGGTCCTCGTCGGCCTCGGCGTCGAGCCCGAGGCGGCCATCGCCGGGCTCGAGACCTTCGGCGGCACCGAGCGTCGCTTCGAGCTGCACGGCACGGTGCGCGGCGTGAGCGTCTACGACGACTACGCCCACCACCCCACCGAGGTCGCGGCCGCCCTGCAGGCCGCCCGCTCCGTGGTCGGCGACGGGCGCCTCATCGCGGTGCACCAGCCCCACCTCTACAGCCGGACCCGCATGATGGCGGGCGAGTTCGCCGAGACCTACGAGCGCCTGGCCGACCACACGATCGTGCTCGACGTCTACGGCGCCCGGGAGGACCCCGAGCCCGGGGTGACCGGCGCGCTCGTGTCCGAGCGCTTCGCCGACGCCTCGCGGGTCGACTTCGTCGCGGACTGGCAGGCGGCCGCCGACCGCACGGCAGCCGTCGCCCGCGACGGCGACTTCGTCATCACGCTCGGCTGTGGCGACGTCTACCGCATCGTTCCCCAGCTGCTCGGCTCGCTCGACGCCGCGTCGGCGCCGGACGCGTCGACCGCGGAGGAGCCCGCAGAGTGA
- the murF gene encoding UDP-N-acetylmuramoyl-tripeptide--D-alanyl-D-alanine ligase, producing MIALTLAELAEIAGGALHLPEAGQDAGQVVDGSVETDSRLVTAGSVFFALRGDETDGHLFADAAVASGAALVVAERPLDLAVPVVVVDDGVAALSRLAAGVVERVRRGGRLRVVGVTGSNGKTSTKNMLRAVLSDVGPTVAPEGSFNNHVGAPISMLRVDLDTEFLVVEMGASGPGEIARLVAIARPDTGVVLKVGLAHAGGFGGIEGTRAAKAEMVTDLPATATAVLNVDDDRVAGMAADTAARVVGFGLTDSAAYRASDLEVTREGTSFVLDHDGVSRPVRLRILGEHHVMNALAALTVAGEWGLDLDRAVTVLEGVARAERWRMEVLDGGDGVTVVNDAYNASPDSVAAALKTLAQIVPPGGRSVAVLGEMAELGELAREEHDRVGRLVVRLNIGQLVVVGHEARHIHVAAGLEGSWDGESVLVDTVDEAYDLLRQSLRDGDVVLVKSSKSAGLRHLGDRLAGVTA from the coding sequence GTGATCGCCCTCACGCTGGCCGAGCTGGCCGAGATCGCGGGAGGCGCCCTCCACCTCCCCGAGGCCGGTCAGGACGCCGGCCAGGTCGTCGACGGATCGGTCGAGACCGACTCCCGGCTCGTGACCGCCGGTTCCGTGTTCTTCGCCCTCCGCGGCGACGAGACCGACGGACACCTGTTCGCCGACGCGGCCGTCGCCTCCGGCGCCGCGCTCGTCGTCGCCGAGCGCCCGCTCGACCTGGCCGTCCCCGTGGTCGTCGTCGACGACGGCGTGGCCGCGCTCTCGCGCCTCGCCGCCGGGGTGGTCGAGCGCGTCCGCCGCGGCGGTCGCCTGCGCGTCGTCGGCGTCACCGGCTCGAACGGCAAGACGAGCACCAAGAACATGCTCCGGGCCGTGCTGTCCGACGTCGGCCCGACCGTCGCGCCGGAGGGCTCGTTCAACAACCACGTCGGGGCACCGATCTCGATGCTGCGCGTCGATCTCGACACCGAGTTCCTCGTCGTCGAGATGGGCGCTTCCGGCCCGGGCGAGATCGCCCGCCTGGTCGCGATCGCCCGACCCGACACCGGCGTCGTGCTCAAGGTGGGCCTCGCCCACGCCGGCGGCTTCGGCGGCATCGAGGGCACCCGCGCGGCGAAGGCCGAGATGGTGACCGACCTGCCCGCGACGGCGACCGCCGTGCTCAACGTCGACGACGACCGCGTCGCCGGCATGGCGGCGGACACGGCCGCCCGGGTCGTCGGCTTCGGCCTGACCGACTCGGCCGCCTACCGGGCGTCCGACCTCGAGGTCACCCGCGAGGGCACCTCCTTCGTGCTCGACCACGACGGGGTCTCCCGCCCCGTCCGGCTGCGCATCCTCGGCGAGCACCACGTCATGAACGCCCTCGCCGCCCTCACGGTGGCAGGGGAGTGGGGCCTCGACCTCGACCGCGCCGTCACGGTGCTCGAGGGCGTCGCCCGTGCCGAGCGCTGGCGCATGGAGGTGCTCGACGGGGGCGACGGCGTCACCGTCGTCAACGACGCGTACAACGCGAGCCCCGACTCCGTCGCCGCGGCCCTCAAGACCCTCGCGCAGATCGTGCCTCCCGGTGGTCGCTCCGTCGCCGTGCTCGGCGAGATGGCCGAGCTCGGCGAGCTCGCCCGCGAGGAGCACGACCGCGTCGGTCGTCTCGTCGTGCGCCTGAACATCGGCCAGCTCGTCGTCGTCGGTCACGAGGCCCGGCACATCCACGTCGCCGCCGGCCTCGAGGGCTCGTGGGACGGCGAGTCCGTCCTCGTCGACACCGTCGACGAGGCGTACGACCTGCTCCGGCAGAGCCTGCGCGACGGCGACGTCGTGCTCGTGAAGTCGTCGAAGTCCGCCGGTCTCCGCCACCTCGGCGACCGCCTCGCGGGGGTGACCGCGTGA
- the murD gene encoding UDP-N-acetylmuramoyl-L-alanine--D-glutamate ligase: MTNSASHPVLAARLDGLTSWHSDWSGLRVLVLGLGVTGFSVADTLTELGARVVVLAPSVEDDRAELLGLIGAELVLDPAMTEFPQSVVDFDPELVVLSPGFAPHHPLAVRAVESDAAVWGDVELAWRLRDKTATIAEWLLVTGTNGKTTTTQLATAMALAGGRRAAAVGNIGVPVLDAVRDPEGLDVLVVELSSHQLHWLPVEGPGALRPRASVCLNLQSDHLEWHGSFDAYRDAKARVYENTVTACVYNKADAATIRMVEEADVAEGCRAVGFGLSAPGPSDFGIVSGEDGGVLVDRAFLAERRHRALELATTAELEAAGLGADHLVEDVLAAAALVRAIDVDPVAVREAVLSFRVDHHRTEIVGDSAGVVWVDDSKATNPHAAHASLGSYPSVVWIVGGTFKGVDPEPLVRDAAEGLAAAVLIGVDREGLREAFRRHAPELPVFEVDETDTERVMPTAVRLAAAAARPGDTVLLAPAAASFDQFTDYTARGRAFAAAVAHHLGGDADGSEAHQPPASPAD; this comes from the coding sequence ATGACGAACTCCGCCTCCCATCCTGTCCTGGCGGCGAGGCTCGACGGCCTCACGAGCTGGCACTCCGACTGGTCGGGCCTCCGCGTGCTGGTCCTCGGCCTCGGCGTCACCGGCTTCTCCGTCGCCGACACCCTGACCGAGCTGGGGGCCCGCGTCGTGGTGCTCGCCCCGAGCGTCGAAGACGACCGGGCCGAGCTGCTGGGCCTGATCGGCGCCGAGCTCGTCCTCGACCCCGCGATGACCGAGTTCCCGCAGAGCGTCGTCGACTTCGACCCCGAGCTCGTGGTCCTCTCGCCGGGCTTCGCGCCGCACCACCCGCTGGCCGTGCGAGCCGTCGAGTCGGACGCCGCCGTCTGGGGCGACGTGGAGCTCGCCTGGCGCCTCCGCGACAAGACCGCGACGATCGCCGAGTGGCTGCTCGTCACGGGCACGAACGGCAAGACCACGACGACGCAGCTCGCGACGGCGATGGCCCTGGCCGGCGGGCGACGTGCTGCCGCCGTCGGCAACATCGGCGTGCCCGTGCTCGACGCCGTCCGCGACCCGGAGGGCCTCGACGTCCTGGTGGTCGAGCTCTCGAGCCACCAGCTGCACTGGCTGCCCGTCGAGGGCCCCGGCGCCCTGCGGCCTCGCGCGTCGGTGTGCCTCAACCTGCAGTCCGACCACCTCGAGTGGCACGGGTCGTTCGACGCCTACCGCGACGCCAAGGCCCGCGTGTACGAGAACACGGTCACCGCGTGCGTCTACAACAAGGCAGACGCAGCGACGATCCGGATGGTCGAGGAGGCCGACGTGGCCGAGGGCTGTCGTGCCGTCGGCTTCGGTCTCTCCGCCCCCGGTCCGAGCGACTTCGGCATCGTGAGCGGCGAGGACGGCGGCGTGCTGGTCGACCGGGCGTTCCTGGCGGAGCGTCGCCACCGGGCCCTCGAGCTCGCGACGACGGCAGAGCTGGAGGCGGCCGGCCTCGGAGCCGACCACCTCGTCGAGGACGTGCTGGCCGCGGCCGCGCTCGTCCGCGCGATCGACGTCGACCCCGTGGCCGTGCGCGAGGCCGTGTTGTCGTTCCGCGTCGACCACCACCGGACCGAGATCGTCGGCGACTCGGCCGGCGTCGTCTGGGTCGACGACTCGAAGGCCACGAACCCCCACGCCGCGCACGCGTCGCTCGGTTCGTACCCGTCCGTCGTGTGGATCGTGGGCGGCACGTTCAAGGGCGTCGATCCCGAGCCGCTCGTCCGCGACGCGGCCGAGGGCCTCGCCGCCGCCGTCCTGATCGGCGTCGACCGGGAGGGGCTCCGCGAGGCCTTCCGGCGACACGCCCCCGAGCTGCCCGTCTTCGAGGTCGACGAGACCGACACTGAGCGGGTGATGCCGACGGCGGTCCGCCTGGCGGCGGCCGCGGCGAGGCCGGGCGACACCGTCCTCCTCGCCCCCGCGGCGGCGTCCTTCGACCAGTTCACCGACTACACCGCGCGCGGCAGGGCATTCGCCGCCGCGGTCGCACACCACCTGGGAGGTGACGCTGATGGCTCCGAAGCCCACCAGCCTCCCGCGTCGCCGGCCGACTGA
- a CDS encoding glycosyltransferase, translating into MTTYLLAGGGTAGHVNPLLAVADRIRDTEPDATVLVLGTAEGLEARLVPLRGYELLTVPRLPFPRRPSRAALRFPSALRGAVAGVRELLDQHGVDVVVGFGGYASAPAYVAAWRSHVPLVVHEANAKPGIANVLGSWFTRHVGVVHASTRLRHGRQVGMPLRREIEQLDRRASRQEALVEFGLDPRKPTLLVTGGSSGARRINETVARSATSVLGAGWQILHVTGQKSELRSTDLADHHLLPYCDRMDLALSAADLVVSRAGSATVSELTALGLPSVLVPYPVGNGEQRHNATDVVAAGGALLVADADFTPDWVRSTLVRLLQDRAAIAEMAVRAGTVGVLDGTDRTVELVRDAVRTAPARPSPDRIDDDENQKASPELS; encoded by the coding sequence GTGACGACGTACCTCCTCGCCGGCGGCGGCACCGCCGGGCACGTGAACCCCCTGCTCGCGGTGGCCGACCGCATCCGTGACACCGAGCCGGACGCGACCGTCCTGGTCCTCGGCACGGCTGAGGGACTCGAGGCCCGCCTCGTCCCGCTGCGGGGCTACGAGCTCCTGACCGTGCCCCGGCTGCCCTTCCCGCGCCGCCCTTCCCGCGCCGCCCTCCGGTTCCCCTCGGCACTGCGCGGAGCAGTCGCCGGCGTGCGCGAGCTGCTCGACCAGCACGGCGTCGACGTCGTCGTCGGCTTCGGCGGCTACGCGTCCGCGCCCGCCTACGTCGCGGCCTGGCGTTCGCACGTCCCGCTCGTCGTCCACGAGGCCAACGCCAAGCCGGGCATCGCCAACGTCCTCGGCTCCTGGTTCACCCGGCACGTGGGCGTCGTTCACGCGTCGACGCGCCTCCGTCACGGGCGTCAGGTCGGCATGCCCCTCCGCCGCGAGATCGAGCAGCTCGACCGCCGTGCGAGCCGGCAGGAGGCGCTGGTCGAGTTCGGCCTCGACCCCCGCAAGCCGACGCTGCTGGTCACCGGCGGCTCGTCGGGCGCGCGGCGCATCAACGAGACGGTCGCCAGGTCCGCGACGAGCGTGCTCGGCGCAGGCTGGCAGATCCTGCACGTGACGGGACAGAAGTCCGAGCTGCGCTCGACCGACCTCGCCGACCACCACCTCCTGCCCTACTGCGACCGGATGGACCTGGCGCTCTCGGCGGCAGACCTCGTGGTCTCGCGCGCCGGCTCCGCGACGGTCAGCGAGCTGACGGCCCTCGGCCTGCCCTCCGTGCTCGTGCCCTACCCGGTCGGCAACGGCGAGCAGCGCCACAACGCGACCGACGTCGTGGCCGCCGGGGGAGCGCTCCTCGTCGCGGACGCCGACTTCACGCCCGACTGGGTGCGCTCGACCCTGGTGCGCCTCCTGCAGGACCGCGCCGCGATAGCGGAGATGGCCGTCCGGGCAGGCACCGTCGGCGTCCTCGACGGGACGGACCGCACGGTCGAGCTGGTGCGCGACGCCGTCCGCACGGCACCTGCCCGACCCTCACCCGACCGCATCGACGACGACGAGAACCAGAAGGCGAGCCCCGAGCTCTCATGA
- a CDS encoding Mur ligase family protein, which translates to MSARIPPVLRPEHPSARSLAQLVSEFGLEHEGSLDGVEVTGVTLSTADLHPGDLYVGVPGEHRHGAEFASQARDGGAVALLTDAAGLELARESGLPVVLVDSPRAALGDVSAWIYRTGGDDSPLLFAVTGTNGKTSTSYLLEGVLRQLGLVTGLSSTAERHIGDLTVVSRLTTPEASEMHALLARMRESEVRAVAVEVSAQALSRNRVDGLVFDVAAFTNLSHDHLDDYADMEEYFHAKLPLFQPDRAKRAVISLDSPYGHRVVDNARVPLTTITILPDVEADWRVEILDEQAAWTEFRLTGPENRELVTRVPLIGWHMVANAALAIVMLVEAGFELGAISQALEAEGGIVAYLPGRTERVSGDRGPSVYVDFGHSPDAFLTTLAAVRRFTPGKVIMLFGADGDRDKTKRGDMARVAAEGSDILVVTDHHPRFEDPAEIRATLVGAAREAYPEHEIHEVSPPEAAIRTAVGLAGEGDSILWAGPGHQDYRDIRGERTPYSARDEARAALREAGWAE; encoded by the coding sequence TTGAGCGCCCGGATCCCCCCGGTCCTTCGACCGGAACATCCGTCGGCGAGGTCACTCGCCCAGCTGGTCAGCGAGTTCGGTCTCGAGCACGAGGGTTCCCTCGACGGCGTCGAGGTCACCGGAGTCACGCTGAGCACGGCGGACCTCCACCCCGGCGACCTGTACGTCGGCGTGCCCGGCGAGCACCGGCACGGCGCCGAGTTCGCCTCGCAGGCCCGCGACGGCGGCGCCGTCGCGCTGCTCACCGACGCGGCCGGCCTCGAGCTGGCTCGCGAGAGCGGCCTGCCCGTCGTCCTGGTCGACTCGCCCAGGGCCGCGCTCGGCGACGTGTCCGCGTGGATCTACCGCACCGGGGGCGACGACTCGCCCCTCCTGTTCGCCGTCACCGGCACGAACGGCAAGACCAGCACCTCCTACCTGCTCGAGGGCGTGCTCCGTCAGCTCGGGCTGGTGACCGGCCTCAGCAGCACGGCCGAGCGCCACATCGGCGACCTCACCGTCGTCAGCCGGCTCACGACGCCAGAGGCGAGCGAGATGCACGCCCTGCTCGCCCGCATGCGCGAGAGCGAGGTGCGCGCGGTGGCCGTCGAGGTCAGCGCGCAGGCGCTCAGCCGCAACCGCGTCGACGGCCTGGTCTTCGACGTCGCGGCGTTCACGAACCTCAGCCACGACCACCTCGACGACTACGCGGACATGGAGGAGTACTTCCACGCGAAGCTGCCGCTGTTCCAGCCCGACCGGGCGAAGCGCGCGGTCATCTCGCTCGACTCGCCGTACGGCCACCGGGTGGTCGACAACGCGCGCGTGCCGCTGACGACGATCACGATCCTCCCCGACGTCGAGGCCGACTGGCGCGTCGAGATCCTCGACGAGCAGGCGGCGTGGACCGAGTTCCGCCTGACCGGGCCGGAGAACCGCGAGCTCGTCACCCGCGTGCCGCTGATCGGCTGGCACATGGTCGCGAACGCCGCCCTGGCGATCGTCATGCTCGTCGAGGCGGGCTTCGAGCTCGGCGCCATCTCGCAGGCGCTGGAGGCCGAGGGCGGCATCGTCGCCTACCTGCCGGGCCGCACCGAGCGCGTCTCGGGCGACCGTGGGCCGAGCGTCTACGTCGACTTCGGGCACAGCCCCGACGCGTTCCTCACCACCCTCGCAGCCGTCCGCCGCTTCACGCCGGGCAAGGTCATCATGCTGTTCGGCGCCGACGGCGACCGCGACAAGACCAAGCGCGGCGACATGGCCCGCGTGGCCGCGGAGGGCTCCGACATCCTCGTGGTCACGGACCACCACCCTCGTTTCGAGGACCCGGCGGAGATCCGCGCGACCCTGGTCGGCGCGGCCCGCGAGGCGTACCCCGAGCACGAGATCCACGAGGTGAGCCCGCCCGAGGCGGCCATCCGCACCGCCGTCGGCCTGGCCGGCGAGGGCGACTCGATCCTCTGGGCCGGCCCCGGCCACCAGGACTACCGCGACATCCGTGGTGAGCGGACCCCGTACTCCGCCCGCGACGAGGCGCGCGCCGCGCTGCGAGAGGCCGGGTGGGCCGAGTGA